The DNA segment GAATGTTCTTTCAGTGGTGTATCAGTAGAGAGAGGCTATGCAAACGATGGTGAATATCTTAATCGAGGCTGAGTTGAAAGATGTTTGTAAACCTTTGGTCTATAATGATTCCGAGTACTTCTGGCTTAAAGGTGGAGACTGTTTATTTACTCCCTTGAGGGTTTGCCTGAATAAGAAAAGGCGAAATAACAGATGTCCAGAAACACTGCCTTAACACATCAGAACAAATATTTGTTAGACTCGGGGCCAGTTTCCTCCTCAGAGGCAGACACAAACCGTCTAAATAATGAAATGCATTAGAGTAATGGGAAAAGTTCATTGTCTATGCTATTTTTCACATAGTTTTGTGAGTGCAGTTGTTGGGACTGATCTGGTTTTCAAAGCAGCCTGTACATGCAGATTCATTCTctacgaaaactgacctttgcatCCAGATAGCTAAAATTCAATGTCACTTTCAATTttactcttcttcttttttttttatgtagctAGAATTAATGTAGTGAATATGTAATGAAATGCATTATCCTGCATGGAGATTTATCAGATTTTCCAACTGAATGCTATGCTTTGCTAGTACTAGCTGGAGTTCACCTGCATGTTGGTGTGGCGTGTGGCTCTTTTTTGTAAAGAGTTAAGTCGTACACAAAAAAAGGGAACAAAGGTCAGCACCCAGCCGCCACTTGAatgtgagatttttctttttattcccctTGATGTATACTAGGCTCTGTGTTATTAGTCTTAATGATGGAAAATTGTAGTGTTGATACAAATCTTTTTTTCAAAGTAGTAGGCGGGAGCTCCATTTGTTAGTAAGTTTTTTTGTGACTAAAAGCCACGGACAGTACATTTATGTAGCAGTAAAAGGCCTAGATGCTCTTTCCATAGCAGAGCTAATTATTCCTACTGTGACCTTACTGATCTAGCCTGTTCCTAGTACGTCTCATCTGCACGCCTGTTCCTCTGTGTAGATGGTGTCAGAGAATATGAAAAACCCTATAATGAAACCATTTTCATGATGGAGAAAGGCTACTGGAGTTGCACTTGCTACAAAGAGGCTCAATTATATGAGTAATTGTGATAATTTTCTACATTCATAGCCttcaatggggaaaaaagaatgagagCCACAAAGGAAAATTACTTTAACAAGAAAGTACAGAGAgtaaaaatggaagaagagacaaaaaaagggggaaaaaaaacagaaaaaaaaaagtttaaaaaatagatcTGAAGGGAGGAATAGCGAGACAGGGAGAACAACAGAAATGCTCAAAAGCCCATGTGCAGCTGTGTTGCAcaattaaattgaattttttttcctgcagttgATGAATGTGACTACTGCAAATGTGCCTCTGTAGTTAGCTATCATTTGTTGTTCCGTGACAGGAAAAGGATAATTACCTCTCAGAGAGAATCAAAGGCTGACATGCCCTTTAGACACAGCCATGAATGCAGAGCTCGATAGAATGCTTGAATAAGAATCTAGTGTTCTCTGCCCCCTTCTACTGAAGaataaattttgttaaaatgcaagAGCACCACCAGTAAATTTGTTGAACCCTAGGTGTTCAAAAATATGAGGTACATCTATCGACTCATCccatttgcaaaaataaaactgcattttGAATTCATTTCTATTATATTCATGGACAGTAAGATAGTGAGATATGCATTAAATTTCTTTTCCCAGTAGGGGTCTGATTCAACATTTCCTATGAAAGAACAGAGAGACACTATCCTTTTTTCCCAGGCTAGTTAGCCTATAATTTAAAACTGTCAAAAACACAATTTTGTTCAAAGTCTTCAATAAAAGCTTCTCCGATATAACCCAAAGAGATTTTACTAAAGTTTGATTCAGACACtgttacaatatttttaaagccaTAAATACATTTAACTGATATTTTACTGCCTTTTTTCTTAGAGTATTCGAAGGCTTACGAAGAAAAAAGGCAGCATCTTTTCAAGGTGACTAAGCCTTCCATCCTTCAGACAATTGGGAAGTATTCAATGGTTCATATTAATGAGAGCAGTACTTTAAAAGGTACTAATGTAACCATCTTTAAGAAAATATGttacttttaaatgaaaacacataTTCTGCACATCTACTtcaaaacagggggaaaaaagagatctAAAATAGGTAACAGATTACAAAGAAAAGTCTTGAATTCAGAAAATACACATACTCTCAAAAAGCAAGCAGAGAAGGCTGTGTGGAAAGTAAACAGTGGTTTACAGGAAAAATGaaccagaccaaaaaaaaaaaaaaaaagatcacccTTTCAGGCTGTCTGCTAATCCACTAATTTGAAAGGTAAGCCTTGCTTGAGCTAATGCTTTTTATCTTTCTGTCACAGGAATAATTTCACTTCATGCCTTTATAAAATCTAGCTTTTCTCCTGTCTCCTATTCAAGATTTGAGATACTTACCTTTTCTTAGCTACTCTTCCATGTTTGGTATGAGTTTGAATATAGGAACACTACAGACCAATACGTCGAGCTAAAACTAAAGCAGTCATATGAATATTGCTTGCTGCTTCTATCAGTTTCTTTGTTGACCTGATATAATTCACTTTTTTGAaatcgttttcttttttttaaaactcagggAACAGCACTGCAGCCTGGCAGTTCACATACTGATATCAGACTGAAATGACGGTTCTGAATCATAAAACATGTCATCAACTTTACACCAAGCCACCAATAACCTTTGTACCATCTGCCAACCCTCCCTTTATTTGTCACTGTAAGGCTTACCTGATTGTGTTTCCAATGACAGAGAAGGGAGCCCCCGCTCTGCAAGCCGCAATTGCTTCATCTCTACACCTCCTGGCAACCTCCACTAACTTTTTACCACATTCATCCACATTGCCCACCAAAAATGTTTCTGAGGTGTCTCCATGGTAGCCATTGTAGTAAACCTAAACACAGGCAGAAATGTACAAATATGTCCTTGTTTAAAAATCTATTCTCCTACAGTCTACCTTGCATTCCTTTATATATTTAGTAAATTCATGTGTTTCACCCTTCCAGAATTATTAAGTTTACAGAAACATGAAACAGACACACAATGATATtacaaaagtttaaataaatacatgactAGCATGGCTCTTTCAGCACTATGATTATCAATATTCTTTAACAGTTTGAGTCCTCATTTTATTTCTGAGGCAAAATTATATATGCAAAAATAGTGACCAAAGACATTGACCCATAATTACTGCAATAGGTTTAGAGAATTCAGAAGTATTTCACACAGTGGAAGGTTTCTTAAAGTATCATAAAGATACTTATCTTTTATTTACCAGTCCCACACTTGGAAGTGATAGATAATGACAAGAAGAAATAAGATAGATGTGTCAGTGTTATAACAGACAGAAGAAGAATTCAGTTCCAAGAACTGAAGTGGCTCAATATCGGAATGAAATAAGTTATAGAAAAATCCTGTCTGGAAGTGAAATCTTAATCAAATATTCCAGATAGCAGAATGTTAACAGAAAACACTATACATGGATTTTTAAAGAATCAGAATATAACAAAACAGGTTTAAgaataaaatgacagaaaatagcATTTTATCTGTCTTCAATGACTCAGAAGGCCCTGCAGGATCTTGAAAGACACCATATTCATTATGAAAATCAATAATCACCAAACACTGTAATAAATACAGAAGGTAGAGGAGACTGGTTGAATATTGATCCTTTGATATAGCATGGAATTTGCTATTTTGCATAAATTTGTCCTATgtaattatttttcacatttctctttctcatgaAGTAGAATGCAGGAACTGTAATAAAAAAGATGTTTATCTAAGCTTTCTGTTTTAATATGCAATTAATCTGTATACTCGTCTTCAATAAAAATACTCTTGTATGCTCTGTAAGGGAGGCAGGAGAAGTCTTTATCTTCACTTTTCAAgtcaggaaacagaggcacagacaaGTGACTTGTCTAAGGTTAGTGGCAGAAAACAAGAGGCAGATCCAGGTCAATATGATGGATTCTTGGCTTCTAATCCAGTGTTTTTTCTACTATATCAAGTCACCTTGCAATACAacagtgttttatatatttattcccaTTTGTAACCCAAGAGAGTACAAATTTTTACTTTATACACAAGAatataacatttattaataaagagCAATTATTAAGACAAAATTGTAACGCTGTTTCTGTAGTTGCTATTtaagtaaaaatgtatttaaaaaatcattatttgccttttcatattacTTTTCGCTAGTCTGAAAATGACTACTTGAAAGATTCAGTATATATGGAAATAATACTTTTGAAAGTCTGTGGCAGTTATCTATAATTATTGGTTTTATCCACAAACTATTCttgttttattcttcatttatttaattcttcatttattaataatttaataacatttaaaatgtttattgagcaactATTATGGGATAtcacatcatcttttttttttaaacattcaactTTCAAGGGGAAGTCTATTTTCTTGTGATATATACTAGACGTAAACAATTATAAAATGTAATGAGTATTTTCTGATAAGTAATGAAGcctttcatttaataaaatatttcataagaaaTATAATTTCAGTTACTGACCTGCATGTTTCCTTGGTCCCTTCACATTGCTCTGTGCACGTGTttagatgtgtccaactctttgcaaccccatggactgtagcccgccaggctcctctgtccatggaatttcccaggcaagaatactggagtgggctgtcattcccttctccaggggatcttcctgacccagggatcgaacccacatctcttgtgtctcctgcattggcaggcagattctttaccactgtgccatgtgAAAAGTCCTCACATTTTGAGACACTCGAAAACATTTCACTTTGATCATTTGAATGTTAAATGTGAAATTGTTTACTGAAAGTCTTCAGGAAACTTAGGAAAGGCAGAGACTATTCTCTTTGGGCACATTGGAAACAGGTGGGAAGGGCATGCTGATTTCATTGAAAGCAGCAATATTTTATTAGGGATGATTAGGTAAGATAATAAATGGATAGCCTCTAAGTCAGGTTTAATCTAAAAGAAAAGTGCATaatgaaaaatactttatttcatgTATACTTTATAAAATACCTCCTTCTACATATTCTGAGCTGGAGAGAGAGCAGCAATATGTGTGGAGCAAATGTTCAAGTATTCGAAGTAACTAGGACAAAATGATATAGAGAGTATCCACCATAAACGAATTTTTGGCTATATACTAAGACAAATTGCTATGAAGAGAAAAGACTGAATTAATTTAAACAACTAAAAAGCAGACTGAACTAAACCACTGGATGCCAACTTCTACCACATTCCCACTCCCATCCACGTTTCATGACCTGGATATGAAATCATATTACTAAGAATATTTTCTCACTAATAGAGAAAATACTCCTTGAATGCTGTCTGTCTCAACTAGTTCTCAGCAGATgtttactttatatttatttatttatttgaaatatacttATTAATCATCAGATGTATAGAATTTATGTACAATCTCCATTATCCTAAGGTACCGTTACATAATTTTTTAGTAAAACGAACTGTCAAAGCACAAATAACCTAAGTCTGAGAACTGTGAAAGGCTAAGGAAATTAGAAAAGGTTAGAGCTTGTACAGTTTGAAGTTCCTGTGTTAAATTACCTGGGGCTGTTATTTGAAAGAAAGGCTGTTAACCATTTGGTGAAAACTTAAGTTCAAGAAAGAAAAGCACTCTGCGTGTACGCTTGGAGTTCAAGGCTGTCTATACCAGAAATGGAACACAACGTTACCTTCAGGGATTTTAATAAATCTAAGGAACACTGCTAGCAAAAGAGTTTCTGTCCAAATAGACTGACACACACAGGCCAATGTAGCCCCTAATGACAGAGTAAGATAATGACAGGCCCCACTCAAAATCAGCAGGAAGAGGAAGATCAATCTTGGCAGAGTGAAGGAAAAATGCTGGCTTTCTTCGCCTTAGCTCATCTCATATATATCTAGCTTCAGCAGCTGCCCAGTGCTGTAGGGCTCTGCATTAACCACACAGTGGATCAATAACAATTACACCTTCTCAAAAACATGACACATAGCAGGATTGGGTTGACATTTCACTTAGGCCAACATTGATCTCAGTGCATCTGATTCCAGCCCTAAATTCAAGTCAGGCCTGGGTTTACTTGGAATAAACACAGCGttaaagacaaaaaaggaaacCAGCTGCTTGCGTCTGGGTCTAGAAGTAAACAGCACTTCCATCGGCGCAGTTCACGTTTTCAATCCACTCTTCTTCCTGTTGCTACCAGCAATTCTGAAGTTGATCAAAGACTGTTTTTTATATGATTTACTCACCGTGACATCAATGTTGATAATATCTCCATCCTGAAGAGGTCGACTGaaacataaacagaaaaaaaaaatggtgatagATCCCAATAAAaggaatatacaaataaatacctAATGACTACAATCAGAAGCCCAATGAATAGTGACGATAATTCAGAGTGGAGAAGGATTGAGTGGAATAACTGTATCTAATCTTTAATTATTAGTCATATCATTTTTACTAGAAATACATAATATGAACATGCAGCATCACTGTTTAAAAATCTActtattctcaacaaaatataCTTATTATTACCTTAATTTCGCAAAGAGCCAAAACAATAGTGGATGGTAAAAGAAATATTCAATGTACAACCACTTTTTCAGATTACATATTGCTTTAACAAACATTAAATGGTGGTATTATGTCCATTTAGAAACAAAATACTTCAAAATTGTTGCTTTACCATAATCGGTTTCAAAAGTTTGCAGGCAGGTTTCAATTAAACTATAGTGTCTTTCAACATACATTACAGATCTTAGTTTCACGTTTCAGTTTCCAAAGGAACAATATGTTATTAAGCAATGAATACCTGTCAGGAATACCATGACAAAGCACGTTGTTTACAGAGGTACAAACAGATTTTGGAAACCCTCCATAGCCTAGAGGTGAGGGGTAGGCATCATGACTGATTATTTCCTGATGAACAAGAGCATCTATCTCTTCAGTTGTCATGTCAACctgaaatattaaataaagaaaCTGTGAAGCGACAGTTGGAGAGATCTCCTGTATTTATTGACTGTGCCTATAGCTACAGCCCTTCCAGATGAGGTTGTACAAATTTACTGTGATAAGCTTGTGATacaacattttaattaattatgaTTAACACCAAAATCCTAAACTGTGCCTTTCTGACAATTGTTTGGGTATATGGTGGTGTTATGGGCTATTAGGAAATGGCCATTTTAAACTCTAAGATCCTTTCAATCATTTATGAATCATTAAATGACAGGATTCCTTTTTAGCCTGGAGATTTCAAAAACACGTTCTGAGGcaactccttcctcttcctcaatAGGTTAGTGGCCTCGGCTGATCAAGGCATATAAATTGTCAAAAGGATCGTCAGTTGAGGTGACAAACCTTGAAAAGTAGGTTGACCCATGCCTTTTTATCCCAGCAAAACATTACGTGGGTTTTGCAGTGATGGCATGGAGGTTATGGATCATCATCTGAAAAAATTAGTTTGATACATTTTGTAGAGATTCTGGTTCACTGATCTTGTTTCTTTCATACCAAAACAAAtcagtgtgtttttaaaaatatttttcccttacTAGAAGATACCCAAATTGCTCCCAaactaaaagaaaactaaaatcaagtTTTGTGGGCACATAAACACTGTCTCCATAAACTCATATATTATAAGTAAAAGTCTAAAACAAGATCTTTTATTGAAAATTAACATTCCTTCAACTGTTTTctttatgttattttatattcACATTATGGTTCATTGATAACAAGTCTATCACACAGATGTTACACCAAGTGTTTCATATTTGAGTCTCATTTCCTAAATGCAGCCCACCTTTTGGAAACTATAGGCTGGTATTTTCTTTTATGATCCTTACATAGCAGGATTCAGATTCAGTTTCAGATTATTCTGAAAGACCTAAATCTTATAGTAAGATAGTTGCATACAATTACATTGCTGAATTACCTACAGCTTGGTGTGTCTGGTCTGATCTTTCTTTGCAGAACCAATGCAAGAAAATAGGAGCCAAAGTATGAGGCAAAGCAACTCTTCAGGCACAAGAAATAATGTGgggaataaaagcagaaattacaGGCAGGAATAAGAGGGCAGAAGTCAAAGCTGTCTGTCATGGAGCAACTTGGATAGGCTGACTGAGCTCAAGCTATCTTCAGAATTCTGCTACTTAACATTGACTTTGGATTTTAAATTACCTtttgaataaacagaaaatacacAATTCCTGTCCCCTATCCCAAGGTTTGActtaatttttaacaaattagATGTGTACAAAAGAAGAGATAAAGGAAATAAGGAAAAGTGGGGAAGGTCTGCTGCCCTTTATGCAAGTCTTGCGAGGCTTCGTGAGACGCCACCTTTAAACTCTTCCCGGCCAAGAGGAGGACATGTCGGGCCAGCTGACAAGCCTGGAGAAGCCCTTGAATCTGATCTTCATTCTTAACTTCTATGCTGTCTCCCCAGTCGGGTACAATTCCTGTCGTCACATAGTCTGGCTTCTTTATGTGCTTGAGGAAAAAGGATTGAAAACGAAGATCAGAACCCAGCGCACGACAATGGGATCATTTTTTCGCACACAGCCTCCTGCTTCATGGAGCTCTGCCCTTCCTGCCGGAGCACCGACCTCCGAAGCCAGCACAACAGACCCTCCAGGCTGCCCCCGGTTCCTTCCCCTGCCCTTTTGAACTTAACGTGGCCTGTTAGTGCTGCCTCTGGATGGTCTGTTAACCTTACTGGTGCTTTGAGTCACACTGGACTGAAGGAGACTTCTGGTCAAAACAAACaggagttttcttttcttcctcctccaacCCTCTTAGAATTGCTATTGATGACAAATAGCACCCAGTTCCCCAACCGCCAAATGGTTAATTAAGAGTGCTTTCATCTCCTCGACACAAAGATAAAATTTATGCAAAGGGTAGCCCACAACACCCTCTCCCAATGAATGTATGTAAAAGGCAGACTGTCAAGTTCATGGATGCCTATCAAATACACACTTCCCCTACATGTTGCAACTGTACCCAAACTAAGAAGGAACTAGAggacaaaacaaaacagctcttttgccttttcctttcttttcccccaAGTACATAAAAAATACTTTGCACACTTTCATAATTTGTCAAAAACAAACTCCTTCCTCCTCTGAAACTCAAAATGTTCAACTCTGACCACCCTTGGAGAACCTTCTCCCCCACTAACTTAAATCCATGGGCGGTATTCAGCAAATAAATACTGTCTCACACACAGAGCTCCTTTCAGACCCAGGTTTTGCACAGCTCTTTACCAACTATTTATGGCAACAGCTACATAAGTTTTGTTGAACAGCACCCAGTAAGGCTACACAGACTTTGGGGACAGGAAGCTGAGGGAGATAACACTATTCAATGAACATCACAGCAACTCTGGAAGGGCTaaggttagggctctgtgctttgTGAACTGCATCACACAGGATTTAAGGACCTTCACTTATCCCTGTGTTCAGATGGGCCTTTCTGACACAGGTAACATCACCACTTGGGCTGCCACAGCCAAGCGTGGAGTGAGCATCTTCCCTCTGGCTTCGGTACCAGTGCCCACAAAGCACTCCCATCTCCACAGCCCCGCCTCCTCCTGGCTTTGCAATCTGGCCAGGTTACAACCACAGGCAGAAGGGCTGTTGGCTTGTCACTGAAATTCTAAAACAATACATTCACCTCTCTGGagacttcttttttgttttctactaAGGAAATACCAGAAACATACTCTGGGCTCTGGTGGCCTGTCTTGTCAGCCCTTGTCACAAAAATGAGCCACTCACCTTCAGGGAGTATGATATACTTAATGTTGATTTACTACCCTGCAAAAAAAGTCATAGAAAGAGGGAAAGCAGGTGATTTTCGTGGcaaatctttatttctttcagcTATTCTCACTCTTCCTAATTGATCCCCACACCTCCTTTACATTGCATCTGGAAAAATGGATAGATTGTCTTTCACAGAACTATACTctctgaaaaaaatcaagaatgctTTGAGACaagatgttttatttaatttactcTAAAGGGCAATTGAAAGACAGCATTAATAGTAACACAGAAAATGTAACAGCAAGCTTTAGGAAAAAAACGCCTAGTGTATTGGTTTCAAGGAATCTTTCTTAAATGATTCCAACTgttgtcaaaaaaattttttttaaagttaaagacACTATATACATAGAATCTTATCTTCATGGTAGAAATTTAATATGGAAAATTTCATGATAGAAATTTAAATTCTAAAGAACTAAGCAGTTAGAAGCTCAGtgccttattttaaaaagtgaatattatAGAACTGCAGGATGTTAACACTTCCCAAACCACAGTTTTATATCACAGActaagtttaaaaattataattcagaTGCCTCAGAAATCAAAGGCGCGAAAACACTCCATGGCTTCTGCAGTTAACCTTTATCTTGGCtggaaaaagcaacagataaTAGGCAATGCAGTACCTTCGGGACTGGATGAGCTGAAGAAACTGCAGCCGGCAAAACTATACTGTGGGAAATCTCTCTTTGTCTCCGGAAAAAGAAATTTCTTCTTTGTTGACTGGTTGACTGTGTGTGTAAGTAGATATGATTGAGTGGTGACGAGAAAATCCTATGACAACCTGGGAGCAGAAATAGACGTatgttaagcaaaaaaaaaaaaagtacttattgCTACATTTTCAGTTGTTTCGTCGCTGTCCATTAAATCATGATAATAATCCTTTATTGGTTCAAAAACGAAAAAGCTCCAAACAGAAAGGAAAGCAGTGATATTCTGAGTTCTACTACAATAGTAGTACAGCATATTTATTAGCTAATGCTCTGTTTACTTAAATGTTTGACAATGGGAAACTCTATCCTAGTGGGAAACAAACATATAGAAACGTCTGCTGAACACCAGGTCTATCAAAAGAGCAATTTGTGCTGTGCTACCTTAAACGCAGCCGTGTCCAGGATGACCCTAGATTCAGGGCACTGTTTGGGTGGCTTTATATTCTTTAAGGTCGTTTTCCTTTCACGAATCCTGGACAAATTGCCAGCTGCACGTTTTTGCCCTCGATA comes from the Bos taurus isolate L1 Dominette 01449 registration number 42190680 breed Hereford chromosome 2, ARS-UCD2.0, whole genome shotgun sequence genome and includes:
- the METAP1D gene encoding methionine aminopeptidase 1D, mitochondrial isoform 1 (isoform 1 is encoded by transcript variant 1); protein product: MAAPSGLHLFVRRGCHRIFSSPLNHIYLHTQSTSQQRRNFFFRRQREISHSIVLPAAVSSAHPVPKHIKKPDYVTTGIVPDWGDSIEVKNEDQIQGLLQACQLARHVLLLAGKSLKVDMTTEEIDALVHQEIISHDAYPSPLGYGGFPKSVCTSVNNVLCHGIPDSRPLQDGDIINIDVTVYYNGYHGDTSETFLVGNVDECGKKLVEVARRCRDEAIAACRAGAPFSVIGNTISQITHQNGLQVCPHFVGHGIGSYFHGHPEIWHHANDSNLLMEEGMAFTIEPIVTEGSPEFKVLEDSWTVVSLDNQRCLLSAGLLLNCPGRAGLPNSSTLFSSRRGARRS
- the METAP1D gene encoding methionine aminopeptidase 1D, mitochondrial isoform 3 (isoform 3 is encoded by transcript variant 3), which encodes MTTEEIDALVHQEIISHDAYPSPLGYGGFPKSVCTSVNNVLCHGIPDSRPLQDGDIINIDVTVYYNGYHGDTSETFLVGNVDECGKKLVEVARRCRDEAIAACRAGAPFSVIGNTISQITHQNGLQVCPHFVGHGIGSYFHGHPEIWHHANDSNLLMEEGMAFTIEPIVTEGSPEFKVLEDSWTVVSLDNQRSAQFEHTVLITSRGAQILTKLPYEA
- the METAP1D gene encoding methionine aminopeptidase 1D, mitochondrial isoform 2 (isoform 2 is encoded by transcript variant 2), with protein sequence MAAPSGLHLFVRRGCHRIFSSPLNHIYLHTQSTSQQRRNFFFRRQREISHSIVLPAAVSSAHPVPKHIKKPDYVTTGIVPDWGDSIEVKNEDQIQGLLQACQLARHVLLLAGKSLKVDMTTEEIDALVHQEIISHDAYPSPLGYGGFPKSVCTSVNNVLCHGIPDSRPLQDGDIINIDVTVYYNGYHGDTSETFLVGNVDECGKKLVEVARRCRDEAIAACRAGAPFSVIGNTISQITHQNGLQVCPHFVGHGIGSYFHGHPEIWHHANDSNLLMEEGMAFTIEPIVTEGSPEFKVLEDSWTVVSLDNQRSAQFEHTVLITSRGAQILTKLPYEA